The DNA region TGCCTCATCTCGCCAAATTCATAGAACTCCATGAGTTTTTTATAGAGCCCCTCGTTCACAGCTTCCTCTGATTGAATCTCCTCCCCGCTGAGCTCAAAGCCAACTAAAAGCATGTCATCCCCGCATTTTGGACAGGACTTTTCGAGGAGAGCTTCATTTGAATCCTTTACTTCTCTATGTCCACAGTTTATACACTCATAAATTCCCTTAGGCATCTCTTTCACCGCTAAAATAAGTGGGAGAAGAGAGTTTAAATATCTATTCCTTGTGTACCACAACCTCTCCACTATCGGCATCTACTTCCACAGTTTGTCCACTTTTTATTTTGCTCACATCAATCCTGTCCACCATTGGGATGTCCGCTATTATTGCTCCCGTTGCCACGATGGTTTCAGCTTCTTCCACGACTATAGCTTTAGGAGCGACACCATTCTTTTTGAGCTGGTATATAACGTAAGAGCCAACAGTGGAACCCTTTCCTCGAGGGAAAACTAAAATTTTGCCCTTGATGCACTCTCCTTTAATATCGCTTTCCACATCCCTAACTTCGCCTGTTTTTGGGTCAATTCCTCCAAGAAATGAGAGCGGTTTTTTAGAGACAAGAGCGACGCCCTTCGCTTTTCCTTTGGTGATTTTTCGCCCTTTTAAAATCATGCCCCTCACCTCACGGCGCCTCCATAATCAGCTTTTCTGTGTCCTCAAGCATGACCTTCAACCCGGCGGAGGAGAAGTAAAAGCTTGCTTTCCCACTATTTGTTGCAATGCCTTTATACCACATTTCGATCGGAGAAACAATTAAGCAGCTGTCCGTTAATATCCTGCCGTTATAGCGCTCTATCACATCAGTGTAGCCCAATGAGTCGGCTAAATACTTCACTGCTCTGCTCGCTGTTATGTAAAGGGGCACTTTCAAAGGCTTTCCACGCATAGCTAAAAGCTCAGCAATCTCTTTTATCTCTTGAATAGAAGCATGTGGACAGCCGATTAAAATTGCATCTATCTCTGCCCATTCAGCGTTGAAGCGTTCCTTCACATCTTTGAGCTCTTTTTCATCGACTTGAAGCACGTCAACTTTGTCAGCAATAGCTCCTTTGTACTCTGGAGTTTCACCTTCTACATGATATAAAGCAATGGAACCGGTAGCAGCCATTGAAGCTCCAAGCTCTTTTAAATAGTCCATTTTGCTGACTTTTAGCCCTTTAAAGTAGGGAACGTCATTTTTAAGAGCTTTTCCAAGGTAATAACCCAAGAGGCTGTAATCGACAAAGTCCTTCATCTTAGCTTGAACTTCAACTATAATGGTTGCTTTTCTGTTTTCCTCTAGGTGAAGGCCGTAGTTGGGAGTTTTTCCCACTATTGCTGCTGCTAAACTTGAAGGACCACCTTCTCTATTGGTGCGTGCCCCTATGATGGAGTTGGCAAAGGATACGGCGGAACTTTCGCTCCAAGCTAAGTGATCGCCGAACTTTGGAAGGTTGGCGCCGTAGTAAGGGGTGCATGTGGATGTAACTTCAATACCCATTTTTTTGTAAATAGCTAAAACTTCCCTCTGCTTTTCCATGAAGTTCTCATTCCCTATTCCTGCAGGGTTTAATGTTGTGTAGACGCTTACCTTGGCTCCGGCATCGGCTAAATCACTTAAGAATTCAATCCCTGCATCGCCAATGTTTTTATATGAAACCCCTGCTACTTGAGCGCTCTTTATGGGGATTAGCCTATCTGCACCGTATATCTCTCCCAGAGCTACTAAAATCTCCATGGCTTTTTGAAGTGCATACCCATATTGGCCTGCAAGTGTGAGTTCTTCCTCTTTTGTGAGATACATAACACCACCTGTAAGTAGTCTTATCAAAGGACTTTAAATGGTTTTTTCTATTCAAAAATGCTCAATAGTGGGTAGTGAAGAGACCGCAACGCTTATAAAGCCTTCTTGGGTTAGTATGTATCGGGCTTGAGCAGCGGGGTGGGGCAGCTAGGAGTGCCCGCCGGGCTCATAACCCGGAGGTCGGAAGTTCAAATCTTCCCCCCGCTACCAGTTCATTTTTGTGCATTGGTGTTCTTTTATGTCCACTAGATTTTTCCAAGTTCTTGGAGGATTGATTTCAGCTTTTCCTGCTTTCTGGTGATTGTGAAACCAATCTGGGAGTAAAATTTTACAATGCTGTCCCTCCGATATATCCTGATCTCGTAAAAGTTCTGTCGGTATTGATATTTTTCTCCTCGTATTTTAACGGGAGTCCCCGCTTTTTTGGATAGGTATATCTTCGAATATATTCCAATAGTACCTAACAGCTCTCTACACAATTCTAGGACTTCAAGGTCATAGTTTGAGGCACTTATGAATAATGATTGGTGTTTTCTGTTCCAAGAGATAGTTCCCTCACTATCAAAGAATCCCTTTAAAAATTCCTCTGGATATTCCCTAGCGACATCAAACAGCTTTTCTTTTGGCTGTTTTAGGAATTTGTATAGGCTTTTGCTTGCAACTTCAACATACCACCTGTCACTCCTGCTTTTATTTTCCTCATACCCCCTGGTGGGATTTGCACCTATCTTTCTCAGATATTCCGCGCTTTTCTCAACAAACTCCTTATCGATGGCTTTAAGCCTGAATCTGTACTTGTAGCCGGTCGCTAATATGCTCCCATCCCCAAAGTAAACTCCGATTATATATGCCAGCGCTGATGAGGGATGAAGATTCAATGCCTTGGTCTTATTAAATGGGCTGTGCAGTCCTTTGCACCATCTTAAAACCGTAGCCTTCGAAACTTTAATGTCTTTTTCTTTGGCTATAGTGGAGGTTATGGATGAATAGCTCAGCCCCTTTTCTCTAAGCTCACATACATAGTGAATAAGACCTTCGAGCTCCTCCTGATGCAGCTCTTTCAGCTTCCTCATGATTATTATTGATGCTCGTTATTTATTTATGCTTTTTGGTGGTGTTAAAGCGGACAATAAAATTATAAGTACAGCGGGCGAATTTTAAAATATGAGCATATCCTCAAGAGATATCCCGTTTATTAAAAAAGTACCCGTAAGTTTAGTTACGATAAGGCAGGCTAGGCTTTTTGATATCCCCGAAATAATGCGGGTGGAACACAGCTCATTCCGGGAAAAATACCCAAGAGGACTTTTTTTAATGTTCTTAGAAAACAATCCAGAGACTTTTCTCGTTGCTGAGTACACCGGTAAGGTAATAGGTTATGTCATGGGTTATTTAAGGCCTGACTTAGAAGGCCACGTCATGAGCATAGCTGTTGATCCCCTCTATAGGGGAAACGGAATAGGAAGAGCTTTAATGATTGCTGTTATTGACAAGCTCATTAGGCTCGGTGCAAGATATGTTGGTTTGGAAGTTAGAGTGAGCAATGAAAGGGCTATAAAGCTTTATGAAAAGCTGGGCTTCAAGAAAGTGAAGCGTGTTCATAAGTACTACTCGGATGGTGAAGACGCTTATTACATGGTGCTCAACGCAAGTGAATGGGGCAAAGAGAGCTGAGGTGAGAGCATGAAGGAGCCAATAGCATTTTACTTGAGCGGGGATAGAGTGTTTAGTGATAGAGAAAAGGCGATAAACCAGTTCTACAACAAGCGCTACTATGGCGAGGTCGTTGAAGGTAAGCTTTTTCTCTCGCTTATAGAGGCGGCCTATTTGATGGAGTGGGGCAAGATTAAGGTTTTCGATGGCAATAGGGAGCTTTCGCTTAGGGAACTCTTTGACTTGGGAAGGAAGAAAGATGAGCAATTTGACTTGAAGTTTTTGGTTTACAGAGACCTTAGAAAGCGTGGCTATATAGTGAAGACCGCCTTAAAGTATGGCTCCCACTTTCGCGTTTATAGGAAGGGGCTGGATGAGCATGCTGACTGGCTGATTTGGGTGGTGAGCGAAAATCAAAAGATGCTCCCAAACGACCTGACTGCTCGCGTGAGAGTAGCGCATGGCGTTAGGAAGAACATGATAATGGCCGTTGTGGACGAGGACAACGACATCGTTTACTACAAGGTCGAGAGGATAAAGTTTTAACCCCTCACTCCTTTTTTCCAATCATGAAGGAGGATTACTTTACCGAAAATTTTTTGCTTGAACTTAAGGGAAAGTACTTTAGAGCGAGCAAATGGACTAAGATAAAGCCCTTTAAGCGCGCAGCGGTTTTAGCTATAGATTTGCAGCGCTACTTTTTAGACGAACGCTCCAAAGCTTACCTCCCCTCCACTGGGAGATTTATCCAGCATTTGAAGGCTTTTTACGAGAGTGTTGATATCCCGATAATATTCACGCGCCACCACCATGCTGGAGATATGATGGAGTTCTGGTGGGGCGATAAAATGGAGAAAAATGAGCTCTTTGAAATCGTTGATGAGCTAAAGCCTTTCGCTCGCCGCATTGTAGACAAAAGAACTTACAATGCCTTTTACAATACAACGCTTGAAGCGCTTTTAAAAGAATTTAACATCGAGACGGTAATAATAACAGGCGTGATGACACACCTATGCTGCGAGACCACCGCAAGGGAAGCGTTTGTGAGGGGCTTTAAGGTGGTCTTTCCGATAGACGGGACGTTAACGCAGAATAGAGCCTTCCATGAGGGAACGATAAGGGCTTTAGCTCACGGTTTTGCCGCTACGCCGCTTTTGGAGGAGGTGAAGGAATGGCTCTCGTCGGAATAGTGGGTGCTGGAATTGGGGGGATAGCCACTGCAGTTCAATTAAAGCGTTATGGGATTGAGAGCGTCATCTTCGAACGCAATAAAATTGGAGGCTTAATAAGGAACGCTTACTCCGTTGAAAACACGATGTTCTTTCCCAATGGAATTAAGGGGGAGAAAGTCGTTGAAATTCTTGAGGAGTACGTTAAGAAATACGACTTAAAGATTCTGCGTGAAGAAGTTAGGGATATCTCAAAGAGTGGCGAGGAGTTTAAGGTGACCACGGATAAGGGACAGTACAGCTTTAAATACGTCGTTGTGGCGAGCGGCACTAGGCCTAAAAGATTGAGCATTAATGCTAGCAGGCTCTTCTACCATGTTGTTGATGTCCCACAAGGTCGCTTTGAGAGAGTCTTAATAATAGGCGGCGGCGATGTAGCCTTTGACTATGCCCTAACGATGAGCAAGCGCACGAGGGAAGTAATAATCCTAATGAGGAGCGAGCCAAAAGCCTTGCCCCTTCTCCAGGAGTACGTGAAAGAAAAATCAAATATCACGCTCCTAAGAGGACAGGTCTGGGAAGTTGAGGAAGGGGAAAAGCTTTTAGCTAAAACCACTGCTGGAGATTTTGAGGTAGATGTGATATTAGCCGCGATAGGAAGAGAGCCCAACTTGGAGTTTGCGAAAGCAGTTTTGAATGAGCGCAATCTCTTCCTTGTTGGCGATGTTAAGAACGGTATCTATAGACAGACTGCTTTGAGCATAGCGGATGGCATTAAAACGGCCATGATCATTTGGAGGAGGGAGAGATATGGAGATACTGAGTGAAATAGGCGATGAGCGCGTTGCAAAGGTCTACATTGGGAAGACCTCGAGGGGAAACATAGTTGAGTTCGTGGAGTCAATCCCAACGAAGGACATAAGCGAGAAATGGGTGCTCATCATCTCATCGCTCAACGGCTGCCCAGTTGGCTGTAAGATGTGCGATGCAGGCTTCTTCTACAAGGGCAAGCTGACATTGGATGAGCTCTTGGAACAGGTGGAGTACCCCATAAGAAAGCGCTTCCCCGATGGAAAGGTCAAGACAAAGAAGTTTAAAATCCAGTTCGCGAGGATGGGGGAGCCAGCATTTAACCCGGCCGTCATTGATGCCCTGCGTGTTCTAGGGGAGCGGTACGAGAACTTTCATCCATCCCTCTCAACCGTTGCCCCCATAGGTACGGACAAGTTCTTCGAGGAGCTCTTGGAGCTCAAGAAGGAGATGTTTAAGGACAACTTCCAGCTCCAGTTCTCAATACACTCAACCGATGAGAAGCAGAGGGACGAGATAATACCCATTAAGAAGTGGGACTTCGAAAGGATAGCCGACTATGGAGCTAGGTTTTACGATGAGGGAGGTAAGAAGATAACACTCAACTTCGCTTTAGCTGCTGAAAACATAGCTGATGCGGATGTAATAGAGGAACACTTCCCCAAAGAGTATTTCCTAATTAAGATTACGCCTCTCAACCCGACGGTCAGCGTGAAGAAGAACAAGCTCACCAACGACGTTGATTTAGAGACGGGCATGCCAATAAAGCACAGGCAGTTTGTCGATGCTCTTAGAGAGAAGGGCTATGATGTAATTCTCTCAGTCGGAGACACCAAAGAAAACCTCATAGGCTCCAACTGCGGCCAGTACATCTTGAGGTTCATAAAAGAAAGGGAAGACCTCGGAGAGGCTTATCTATACGCGAAAGAGATTGTTTAGCTCCCGAAGGGGCTCTCTTTTAATCTTTCATTTACAAACCTTACGATGTGCTTTGTGTCATCTTCTATTGTCTCAAGCTCTGGCTTCATGAAGACGTAGAGAACGTTTGTCTTTGGCGTCATCGAAATGTGCTTAACGTTTTCAAGCTTTGAAAAACCCTGGAGGAACTCCCTTAATAACTCAACGTCCCTCCTTTTCTCAAAGAGTGCCTCGTATTTTTTGCCGTTCACTTCGATTATCTCCTTTTGGAGCATTTCTTCATCTTCTATCTTGGGTTTAATCCTGTAGTAGCCCTTTTGGATTAAATGGGCCTCGCGCTTTATCTTTGAGTAGGGGTGAATGACGAAGTAAATCTTGTCGTGTCTGTTGATGAGCTTTGAAATCGGAAAGTACAGGATGCTCTGCCTCGGAAGGAGCGTTAAAGTATACTCAAATTTGTCTATGTTGTTCTCCATAACTTTGTAGTACGCTCTAAAGCCTACATAGCCGCCAACCCAAATGTATTCTTTATCCTTCGGATTGACAACGTCTTC from Palaeococcus pacificus DY20341 includes:
- the endA gene encoding tRNA-intron lyase: MKEPIAFYLSGDRVFSDREKAINQFYNKRYYGEVVEGKLFLSLIEAAYLMEWGKIKVFDGNRELSLRELFDLGRKKDEQFDLKFLVYRDLRKRGYIVKTALKYGSHFRVYRKGLDEHADWLIWVVSENQKMLPNDLTARVRVAHGVRKNMIMAVVDEDNDIVYYKVERIKF
- a CDS encoding isochorismatase family protein; this encodes MKEDYFTENFLLELKGKYFRASKWTKIKPFKRAAVLAIDLQRYFLDERSKAYLPSTGRFIQHLKAFYESVDIPIIFTRHHHAGDMMEFWWGDKMEKNELFEIVDELKPFARRIVDKRTYNAFYNTTLEALLKEFNIETVIITGVMTHLCCETTAREAFVRGFKVVFPIDGTLTQNRAFHEGTIRALAHGFAATPLLEEVKEWLSSE
- the rimI gene encoding ribosomal protein S18-alanine N-acetyltransferase, which produces MSISSRDIPFIKKVPVSLVTIRQARLFDIPEIMRVEHSSFREKYPRGLFLMFLENNPETFLVAEYTGKVIGYVMGYLRPDLEGHVMSIAVDPLYRGNGIGRALMIAVIDKLIRLGARYVGLEVRVSNERAIKLYEKLGFKKVKRVHKYYSDGEDAYYMVLNASEWGKES
- a CDS encoding radical SAM protein is translated as MEILSEIGDERVAKVYIGKTSRGNIVEFVESIPTKDISEKWVLIISSLNGCPVGCKMCDAGFFYKGKLTLDELLEQVEYPIRKRFPDGKVKTKKFKIQFARMGEPAFNPAVIDALRVLGERYENFHPSLSTVAPIGTDKFFEELLELKKEMFKDNFQLQFSIHSTDEKQRDEIIPIKKWDFERIADYGARFYDEGGKKITLNFALAAENIADADVIEEHFPKEYFLIKITPLNPTVSVKKNKLTNDVDLETGMPIKHRQFVDALREKGYDVILSVGDTKENLIGSNCGQYILRFIKEREDLGEAYLYAKEIV
- a CDS encoding NAD(P)/FAD-dependent oxidoreductase, which translates into the protein MALVGIVGAGIGGIATAVQLKRYGIESVIFERNKIGGLIRNAYSVENTMFFPNGIKGEKVVEILEEYVKKYDLKILREEVRDISKSGEEFKVTTDKGQYSFKYVVVASGTRPKRLSINASRLFYHVVDVPQGRFERVLIIGGGDVAFDYALTMSKRTREVIILMRSEPKALPLLQEYVKEKSNITLLRGQVWEVEEGEKLLAKTTAGDFEVDVILAAIGREPNLEFAKAVLNERNLFLVGDVKNGIYRQTALSIADGIKTAMIIWRRERYGDTE
- a CDS encoding LAGLIDADG family homing endonuclease; the encoded protein is MRKLKELHQEELEGLIHYVCELREKGLSYSSITSTIAKEKDIKVSKATVLRWCKGLHSPFNKTKALNLHPSSALAYIIGVYFGDGSILATGYKYRFRLKAIDKEFVEKSAEYLRKIGANPTRGYEENKSRSDRWYVEVASKSLYKFLKQPKEKLFDVAREYPEEFLKGFFDSEGTISWNRKHQSLFISASNYDLEVLELCRELLGTIGIYSKIYLSKKAGTPVKIRGEKYQYRQNFYEIRIYRRDSIVKFYSQIGFTITRKQEKLKSILQELGKI
- a CDS encoding DUF126 domain-containing protein, which encodes MILKGRKITKGKAKGVALVSKKPLSFLGGIDPKTGEVRDVESDIKGECIKGKILVFPRGKGSTVGSYVIYQLKKNGVAPKAIVVEEAETIVATGAIIADIPMVDRIDVSKIKSGQTVEVDADSGEVVVHKE
- a CDS encoding aconitase X catalytic domain-containing protein, with protein sequence MYLTKEEELTLAGQYGYALQKAMEILVALGEIYGADRLIPIKSAQVAGVSYKNIGDAGIEFLSDLADAGAKVSVYTTLNPAGIGNENFMEKQREVLAIYKKMGIEVTSTCTPYYGANLPKFGDHLAWSESSAVSFANSIIGARTNREGGPSSLAAAIVGKTPNYGLHLEENRKATIIVEVQAKMKDFVDYSLLGYYLGKALKNDVPYFKGLKVSKMDYLKELGASMAATGSIALYHVEGETPEYKGAIADKVDVLQVDEKELKDVKERFNAEWAEIDAILIGCPHASIQEIKEIAELLAMRGKPLKVPLYITASRAVKYLADSLGYTDVIERYNGRILTDSCLIVSPIEMWYKGIATNSGKASFYFSSAGLKVMLEDTEKLIMEAP